One window from the genome of Phycisphaerales bacterium encodes:
- a CDS encoding PilZ domain-containing protein: protein MLTNEHESRYDSARGAELVAELAASTGEAARAARQSTRLIIQTRVVVDRGSLSERTGKPLHGITGDISSGGTQLLLPRPLLVGDVYHLSFDRSEVDIAPVYALCLRGRQVRSDAFEAGLRFLEPVELPVGARSKAEDLL, encoded by the coding sequence ATGCTGACGAACGAACACGAATCTCGGTACGACTCGGCGCGCGGCGCCGAACTGGTGGCCGAGCTCGCGGCAAGCACGGGCGAGGCGGCACGGGCCGCCCGTCAATCGACACGCCTGATCATCCAGACTCGGGTCGTCGTCGATCGCGGATCCCTGAGCGAGCGCACCGGAAAGCCGCTCCACGGCATCACCGGAGACATCTCTTCGGGCGGCACCCAGCTGCTGTTGCCCCGACCGCTTCTCGTTGGCGACGTGTACCACCTGAGCTTCGATCGCTCCGAGGTTGACATCGCCCCTGTGTATGCGCTCTGCCTCCGCGGCCGGCAGGTTCGTTCGGACGCATTCGAGGCCGGCCTGCGTTTCCTCGAGCCCGTTGAGTTGCCGGTGGGAGCACGATCGAAGGCGGAAGACCTCCTGTAA